Proteins from one Deinococcus budaensis genomic window:
- the ruvB gene encoding Holliday junction branch migration DNA helicase RuvB, which produces MTEPLDAALRPKTLTEYVGQERLKEKLTVYLQAAKGRREALDHTLLFGPPGLGKTTLAHIVAAELGVNIRVTSGPAIEKPGDLAAILTNSLEEGDVLFIDEIHRLGRVAEEHLYPAMEDFKLDIVLGQGPAARTIELPLPRFTLVGATTRPGLISAPMRSRFGIIEHLEYYTAQEIATNLLRDARLLGFGLEEDAALEIGARSRGTMRIAKRLLRRVRDYADVAGEPVIGVERAHDALDKQGLDAAGLDDRDKKYLETLIHRFAGGPVGVDTLATAISEDALTLEDVYEPYLIQLGFIKRTPRGRVATAHAYDHLGLPVGTAEGELGLYTN; this is translated from the coding sequence ATGACTGAACCGCTCGACGCCGCCTTGCGCCCCAAGACGCTGACCGAATATGTCGGCCAGGAGCGGCTCAAGGAGAAACTGACGGTCTACCTTCAGGCCGCCAAGGGCCGCCGCGAGGCGCTGGACCACACCCTGCTGTTCGGGCCTCCCGGACTGGGCAAGACCACGCTGGCGCACATCGTCGCGGCCGAACTGGGGGTCAACATCCGGGTGACCTCCGGCCCGGCCATCGAGAAGCCCGGGGACCTCGCCGCCATCCTGACGAACAGCCTGGAGGAAGGCGACGTGCTGTTTATCGACGAGATTCACCGGCTGGGCCGGGTGGCCGAGGAACACCTCTACCCCGCGATGGAGGATTTCAAGCTCGACATCGTGCTGGGGCAGGGACCCGCCGCGCGGACCATCGAGCTGCCGCTCCCGCGCTTCACGCTGGTGGGGGCGACCACCCGCCCCGGCCTCATCAGCGCGCCCATGCGCAGCCGCTTCGGGATCATCGAGCATCTGGAGTACTACACCGCGCAGGAGATCGCCACCAACCTGCTGCGCGACGCCCGGCTGCTGGGCTTCGGGTTGGAGGAGGACGCCGCGCTGGAGATCGGCGCCCGCTCGCGCGGCACCATGCGCATCGCCAAGCGGCTGCTGCGGCGCGTGCGCGACTACGCCGACGTGGCGGGCGAGCCGGTAATCGGCGTCGAGCGCGCCCACGACGCCCTCGACAAGCAGGGCCTGGACGCGGCGGGCCTCGACGACCGCGACAAGAAGTACCTCGAAACCCTGATCCACCGCTTCGCGGGCGGTCCGGTCGGGGTGGATACCCTCGCCACCGCGATCTCGGAGGACGCCCTGACCCTCGAAGACGTGTACGAGCCGTACCTGATCCAGCTCGGGTTCATCAAGCGCACCCCCCGGGGCCGGGTCGCCACCGCCCACGCCTACGACCACCTGGGGCTGCCGGTGGGCACGGCCGAGGGAGAGCTGGGGCTGTACACGAACTGA
- a CDS encoding VOC family protein, which yields MNLNHINLEVTDVTATVALLETYFGLRRTRLVTAEMAFLRDDSGALISLFRGEDVAYPRMFHIGFTRETVEEVNDLHRRLVEGGFAPEAPRDDHGRWTFYLATPGGFTLEVQKFHRELV from the coding sequence ATGAACCTGAACCACATCAACCTCGAAGTGACCGATGTCACCGCGACCGTCGCCCTGCTGGAAACCTACTTCGGCCTGCGCCGCACGCGGCTGGTCACGGCGGAGATGGCTTTCCTGCGCGACGACAGCGGCGCGCTGATCTCGCTGTTCAGGGGTGAGGACGTGGCCTACCCGCGCATGTTCCACATCGGCTTTACCCGCGAGACGGTCGAGGAGGTCAACGACCTGCACCGCCGACTGGTCGAGGGCGGCTTTGCCCCGGAAGCCCCCCGGGACGACCACGGGCGCTGGACCTTCTACCTCGCCACGCCGGGCGGCTTTACCCTGGAGGTCCAGAAGTTCCACCGCGAACTGGTCTAG
- a CDS encoding ArsC/Spx/MgsR family protein: MTAPQVQMFGLKKSAATRAAERFFKERRVKIHFVDLAAKPIAKGELTRFVQKFGLNALLDLEGKAYERSNLAYLRTTEEGVIARVIETPELLRLPLVRGGKVLTVGEDPEGWARMLEG, translated from the coding sequence ATGACCGCCCCGCAAGTCCAGATGTTCGGCCTCAAAAAGAGCGCCGCCACCCGCGCCGCCGAGCGCTTTTTCAAGGAACGGCGGGTCAAGATTCATTTCGTGGACCTGGCGGCCAAGCCCATCGCCAAGGGGGAGTTGACCCGCTTCGTGCAGAAGTTCGGGCTGAACGCGCTGCTCGACCTGGAGGGCAAGGCGTATGAGAGAAGCAACCTCGCCTACCTGCGGACCACCGAGGAAGGCGTCATCGCCCGCGTGATCGAGACGCCCGAACTGCTGCGGCTGCCGCTGGTGCGCGGGGGCAAGGTGCTGACGGTGGGCGAGGACCCGGAGGGCTGGGCACGGATGCTGGAGGGGTGA